The sequence ATATAACTTGTTTTGCTCTCAAGCATTTAAGCTAAGTTTCAAAGACAGTAAAAGTTAAGTAATATTAGTTCTGTATCGGTCTAACAATAGATATATTTCTAACAGGCCTTGGAGCCATTTGAAACCAATGGAATAATCTTGGGGTATGAGGTGACTGTCAAAGCTAAATCACCTCCCTCCCGTCCACCAGAGAAATACAATGTTAATACAACCAGCCTTACCCTAAAGCTGCCAAACGGAACTTATGAAGTGACTGTGATTGCCCATAACAGAGCCGGGCCATCCCCTTCATCAGTTTTACTTATTCCAGCAAGGAATTCAAAAGGTTCGTTTCCTAGCACTCTTTCTTAACAAATGCTATGCTGACACATTTGAAAGTTATTAGAAATCTTCAGTGTTGTAAAATTATACCTTTTGCATCAGTACATGATTACAGAACCACTGGATATGTGATATTTCCCTAGACATTGTATGTTGCAACTTCCACAAGTATTCCATTTGTTGCTCATGTTCCACTTCCTTGTATAGTAGTAGTAGCTACAGGTTGATTGCTCCTCATTTCTGGCAGTCTGACTGATGAGTACAGCTTCTTTTTAAACATTCCGAACACTACTTGTACAGGCAACAAAAAATAAGCATGCTGACAGATCTGCTGCTTTTAGTATAACTACTGAAAGAGAGCCACAGGTTCTAAAGCTGCTAGATCAGTTAATTAAGAGTGTCAGTTAAGAGTGTTAATATACTCTGTGTTTCAGTTAAGAGTGTTAATATACTCTGTGTTTCACACGACAGAGTAGCATTGCAGCCAGGCGTGTTTGGTCAGGTATATGAGTTGAGGGTTAGAATGTGAATTCAAAGTGTGTCAAGATCTGATTTCCTTCTGAAATAGACCCTTTCTGTTGGAAGAAACTTTACTGTGCAATAAGAATACTTGCTGTATTTGAGAACAGAGAAGCTGAGTGCACTTTCCAGTTTTTAGATAGCCTAATACTGCTTAATTCGAATCTCTGACAAAGATTCAAATGCTAGCTTCCAAATTTCAAAAAATGGCTTTTACATTTAGTTAGGTTCTGTCAAATTATCACCCTTACAATAACCATAAGTATCCACATTTGACAAAATAGCTATTACTATGCATGTCTACTGAAAGAACTGTCAACATTTAACACTTTTCTTTCGTCTCAGCTCCTGTGAAGAATATTAGAACACTTCCTAAAGATGGCAAGCTATGGGTAGGGTGGACTGCTCCTAACAGTTACGTTCTCAAATACGTAATTGAATGGTGTCTGGTGTCGAACAGCTCAGACTGTGCCACAGAGTGGCAGAATGAACCAGGGAATGTTCAAGGAACGTACTTAAAAGGTATTCaactcataattttaaaaatacattgcagaACACTCTTAAAAACCTGGTGAATATTCTCAAAGTGAATCTACTGATGCAGATTACAATTTTGTTGTGGGACGGGAATCTGGGATAGAGTTAAGGGCTACTGTTAGTTGGGCATGAGGGCTTGGAAGTATCTGCATATTTTTGCCAAATATAAAACTGTATCTAGTCTTGCATTTTGAAATTCATGTTATATAACAGCAAggtttttatctttgttttgtttttaatctccttATTCTGAGAAactcttaaaacaaagaaaagcgtTCCTTCAAAATTATATTCTCTGATCCCTCTTTTGGTTCAAACAGTGAAACTTGTTCAGCTTTGCAGTCCTTTTCAGATTATAATCAGTAGGTCAAATGTATAATTTTTGGAGTCACAAAGTTGCAGACAGATGAGGgcttcttattttaagaaaaatttagaaaaacaaaaacttctaTGAAGTCTATTTATTATCTTCAAAATTTGAATGTGAACTCCTTTATTGTTCCTCTAGCTAGTTCCTTGCGACAGTGTATCAGTGAGTCCTAGAAAAAAGGAGTCAACTGATTTAGGTGTAAAGGCATCTAATAAAATAGCCAGAACTCTAGACCTAAGATGAATGGTGAGGAATTTTAGTGTctaaaacaacatatttttaaattctcttatTAGGTGATATAAAGCCATTCAAGTGTTACTTGATAACTGTGTACCCTCTATATGCTGATGGTCAAGGAAGTGGACAGTCTGTGAAGGCTTACCTTCAGCAGGATCGTAAGTACAAAACTTGGCTAAAATCATTAGACCTTTGCTTTAATGTGGAGTACATAATGAAAAATTATCCTACTCGTGAGGATCATCTGTCATAATTTCACCCCCTCCCTTAACACATGTTCTACCAACTTACAATATTTAGGAGTTACACAGAGGTCTATAACTGACCCTTTCATTTTGTAAACTTTTATCAGATAATTTGGTGCatgactttgtttttattttattggtatAGTAATATTTCTGTGCTGATTTATTTTAGGTCTCAAGTATGAAGTTAAGATTAATTGACAAACCTGAACTGAAAATTTCATGTGATCTGCTGATTactgtttttcatgtatttttaaaaagtttttgttgTGAAATATCTTTGGAGTAGATATACTGACTGAAAATAATGCTTTGTAGATCAAATTCAGCTATTCCACTGAAATTTTTGTGCAATAGCAACTCAGTGCTCATTAATATACTGCTTTTATGGATGAGACCCTAACAGAACCTAATCTTCATTTCCCAATACAGGTCCTTCAAAAGGACCAACTGTTCAGACgaaaaaagtaggaaaagctGAAGCTGTTTTGACATGGAACCATCTCACAGTGGATGAGCAAAATGGGTTTATCAGAAGTTACacaatattttataaaactgtTGATGGAAATGAAACAGGTAACAGAAAGTAGAGAACTGCTTTGTAACACTGAAATATTCATCTGCTTCCTTCCTCATATAtgttcctgaaaaacaaaatagagaCTCACGTGTGGTTGACACTCTGttcaaagacaaaaagcagatgTCTGAGGTGTGTGGTTTGCAGGAGACATACACTGGAACACCTGTAGCTCTGCTACATGCCAAACAGAAAAGTCCCTAATAAAGAATTCATATCGCTCAGTCTGTTCTAAGGTTCTAAGTTTAGTTTCTGAAAGTTGATTTGCAAGTATTTTGCCCCTATCTTTCTATCTAAATACAGGAGAAGATGGTGGTATAGCAAGATAAATCTAGACCATTCAAGATAGAAATGAGTTGCATGTATTTAACTATGATAAACCCTTACACAGAAATGGATTTCTAATCTTGATGCTCTAAGTTAACATATTGCTGATTTGAGACACATTCTATGATGTGCTTTTTAGTTATTACTATTGCAGGCACAGACAGGGTGTTGCACTAtcagatattttgttttcttttttagatcTGCTTAAAGCAGAAGGGCCAGTCACTTATGCCTACACTAGTTTGAATTTCTAGATAAGCATGTGTCCTGCTTATTAATTAGCAGGCCTTTAAGACTGGCAGCTTTACTACTGGTTTATTTTATAGCCGCTTTTTGAAAAACACATTAAAGAAGTTAAAAGTTAACAGTATCAAGAGAGAGACTAAATCAGTCGATTCAAAACCCTTACACAGAAACAAATGAATCTCAGCACTCCTTATACAAGTTGCTAGTTTTGctatttctgttgtattttcctTGCAGCCATGCATTCCTCTAAAACAGTTTTGTACGCGTGAAGTCGTGGCGACTGTGTTTGTGCAGATCTAATAATTTGTACAGAAAACTGATATacgtttttttcctctatttagcTGTGACAGTGGATCCTTCCAAGACAGAATATACCCTTTCTTCTCTAGCCAGTGACACATTGTATACTGTGCGGATGATGGCATACACAGATGAAGGAGGCAGGAGTGGTCCTGATTTTACATTTACTACACAAAAATTTGGTAAGAGAGCGGCAAAATTAATAGAAGTAGGAGGTAATGTTGCAACAGTGTAGCAAAACTCAGTTCAAGACCTGGTAGGAGGGGaaggtaattttatttaaaaagattattcCAGTCACATTGTTATACTTGCAAGCGATTCTTTGCAATTGTACAGAGGAAAAGGGACACCATCTGTCCTCTGCAGGTCTCCTAgattggggttttgtttgtttgtttgtttgtacccCTCAGGAGCTGACCCTGATTAATCTTTTCTCCAGCAGTCATTAGGATTTACTCACTGCCTTTGCCTTCTTATCTGATGGCTTCAACCTGGTCTTTAAGACACGATGGCTGGAAGATAATGGCCTGAGTCTTTGTTTTTAGTCTGAGTGTAGATTGGCCTTTGTTATCCTCATCAGGGGGTCCTGAGAAGCTGCGGAGAGGTGTGCTTGCGATCTTGGCCTGCTAATCTTGATGTTGATCGGCACATGCCATTCTTAAAATCCTCCTTTGGCTTCCAGTCTTACATTCCTATTCACATCACTGCTAAAGTCTCTGTTGCAATTCTCTACAGAAGCTTGTTTTGAAGAGTTAAATATCCATTTATTGTGTGTGTAGCTTTAGAGAGTGCTTTCTGTTGTAATggtaagagaaacaaaattaacTGAGCTCTGGTTTGGAAAGTGCTTTTTTAGATTTataattttttgatattttattctgTATAGCTTTACTCTTCCCTAAACTTTCTGTAAGGTTTACTTAAAACTGTGTATAACATACAGGAAGGAATAGGTTACAATAATGCAGCCTTTAGTGTTTGCAAGCAGAGGATATTTTCACGTATAAAGTAAATGGATGGATGACTAGTGGCTATGCTTGCTTTAGCCATTTGACCATACCATTGATATGACAGCTGGTAGGCCACTAGAACAGTTGGACCACAGATACATTCATACAGATGTTACTGTCATATCTGTCTAAAGTGTAAAATTACTTGCTCCATCAGTATTACAGCTTCTAGAGCAACCTGCCATTTTTATTGATGCTTGCCTTATTGTTTGGATGCAGCTTTTCATGGTTCCCCCAACAGGCTTTTCCACAGAGTGAAAAGGCTCTTCTGTAGATGAATCTTTCAGAGTAAGCCCTGTGGTTATATCCTCTTTCAgattctctctgtctctgtgggaATGCTTACTGTAACTGAGTTCCTTAAATACTATAGAAAGAGCTATAACtgcttattttacttttttcagggaaaggagaaattgAAGCCATAGTTGTACCTGTGTGCCTAGCTTTCCTGTTGATTGTACTCcttggagttttgttttgctttaacaaaCGTGACTTGTAAGTATAAATGAAGTACATTTCTCTTATGCTTTTGATATTTCTGAGCATGACAGAGACATGGCCATAATTATAAGCAAATAAACGCCCTGTACTTCAGTGAGGAATGAAAGGTAAAACTCTCATACGTTGATTGGTGATAGTAATGTCTGTTTTCCTTGAGAAACTGGAAAGTTCTATGATACTGATTCTACTTCTTACCTACTGTTAATGATTAGCACTCAAACTTTGCTCTTCTAGCTAAGTTTTGGTTAGGATTAGGTGTGTTAGGTTTTGGTCAGGATATACTGTCTCTTTTTATTGTTAATGTATTCATCATATGAAAATGATGAGCATCATTTTGTGAGGCACAGAAGAACCTGTTTTATGGCTCTATTTGAGCTATTTAATTAGTGGTTTAGCAAACATTTTTAAgctttgcaactgaaaaaattAGGCAGATGTCTTATCTTGCATAACCTCTGTCAAATTCCGTTCCTGTTTAGTAGTTGCTGGTGAacaccttcctgtccttcctcctcttctgtgcCCTTTACCCTAGAGCTCTTATCTGGTGGCTTTAGCTAAGAGCTTATTGCTGAAGCCTTTCGCCTGGTAAAGAGCAGCACCTTTCACATGTTCCCCATCAGACATCTTTTCTTTCCGGTTAAAGACAGCACTTTATGCCCTTTTCCTTCTTACCTTTCTGCTTCTCCTAACACTAGTTCTTAGTGGACTTCAGTTGAAAAGCCCATCTCGCAACACATTAAGACTTTTCCTACAGAGAATCTGTTTTTGGAGCCTGTGTATGGAGTAAAGAGTAGGACTGATGAATCTATTTCAAAGTAAAAGTTTAGTTGAGGTATTTTATTTGTGACCTAGAGAAACTTCTGCTGTTAAATaagttattacatttttaaatttaagagttcagactttaaaaagattaagcaattttttctttaaatgtttttcatgctttttcattttgcgAAGGTTTAATGTTAATGACAGCTGTGATATGCCTCTGTATTTAAGAATTCAGTTATACTGAAgtagcaaaaatgtatttttatattgctaTGCCTCATAGTCTCCACTTCAAATGATTGCTCTGCAGCTTCTAGAACGCTATACATTTGaaatcctctctctccctttgccaTGTGTGGATTTGCCTTCTTTATAATGTGGGTACAGCTAATGCGTGGAGGAGTTGTAAGTGCAATGCCGATTTTACTATGTAATACAGCTTCTTACAAAGATGTAAGGAATTGCAGGAAGTGTTTCTATATGGAAATGCAAAAATGGGCTCACACTTGAAAAATTGCTGTGTAAGGGACCGGTGTCCTGGATTATTGAATGCTTACTACCAATTTGAGGAGTGCATCTTTTAACTTTATTCTATTTCTAATCCTCTACAGAATTAAAAAGCATATCTGGCCTAATGTACCTGATCCATCCAAGAGTAATATTGCTCAGTGGTCCCCTCAAGTTCCAGCTAAGGTATCATTCATTTTTCTGCATCCTCTATCTTGGTCCATAAGGTTTTAAATAAACTGACCAGTGGGAATCTTCTCCCTTCTAGCGCACacaaagatttcagaaaaaaaaaccctgaatgttAAGTTTCTTGATATTACAATATGATATGGGTAGAAGACTTTATTGCAGCAATAGATTGAGCATTATGGATATATGTCCTTCGCAGAAGCTCACAGCATAGAGCAGGCTTTAACATTGGGCCTTAAATTCAGTTTACTAGCTTGAAGGGTCAAGCACACTAATTATTTTATTCAGCCACAGGAAATCAGGATTAGGTCAACGGAATTCTTCGTTCTCATTCATAAAACCTTAAAGTTACTTGTTTGTACAATAAAGTAATGAATGAGAGAAACCTCTAACAGAGCTACTCTTGgatgaggaaagcagcagcaagttTTATGCCCTGTGTGGAATGGAGGACACAGCAAATTCTTTTCAAGAAGCTTATTACCAGCTTCTGTGAAAAAGTGCTTTGATGCTGAATGTGCTATTGGAAGTAGTGTATTTATGTATGGCCTCAATCCGGAATATGCCTATGCTGCACAATGAATGGGATGGTGTTTACAGCACTTCAGAACAATTGAAATTAGAGAAAAGCTTGCATGCAATTATAGTTTTAGAGTGTCTGTGTAATAAAGACTTTGTACTGTACTTTGTACAGCTGCATCCTTCATTTGGTAACAGATACTTGGGAGATACTGCCAAGTTCTATAAGAAGGCCACTTATATAATAATCTCAAGGCAGTTACAGGGTAGGAACTGAGATATtaacgtacttttttttttaaacttacttaaCCATTGTCTTAGgcaaaatcaatttatttctttcagcatAACTTTAGTTCCAAAGATCAGATGTACCCAGAAGGCAGCTTTACCGATGTAAGCGTCGTAGAAATAGAAGCTGATGACAAGAAGTCTTTTTCAGAACAGGATTTAAAACCCTTTGActtgcttaaaaaggaaaaaagtacttcAGAAGGGCACAGCAGTGGTATTGGAGGATCCTCGTGCATGTCTTCTCCTAGACAAAGTGTCTCTGACAGCGATGAAGGTGAAACTACACAAAACACTTCAAGCACTGTACAGTATTCTACTGTAGTACTTAATGGCTACAGAGACCAAACACCTTCTGTACAAGTCTTTTCAAGATCTGAATCCACACAGCCACTGCTAGATTCAGAAGAGAGATCAGAAGATCATGCTGGAGGGAATGACAGTACAACACAGAGGCATCAGTATTTCAAACAAAATTGTGGTCAGGATGAAGCCAACACAGACAGGCCATGCTTCGAAAGAGCAAAGCAAATTACTCCTGCTAATGAGGAGGATCTTGTTGGATTCGCACAGCTGCAGATCTCAGGTCAGAATT comes from Struthio camelus isolate bStrCam1 chromosome Z, bStrCam1.hap1, whole genome shotgun sequence and encodes:
- the LOC104146855 gene encoding interleukin-6 receptor subunit beta isoform X2, giving the protein MFSGWNWVAHGLYLFLNICSLEVSGGLVQSCGHIIPESPVLALGSNFTALCILNESCLDFGNIYASQIIWKIKNRLVPKEQYHEINRTVSSVTFNDTSSLATPLTCNILADGQIEQNIYGIAVTLGLPPEKPKNLSCIVHQVSKLTYPMTCTWNPGRHTFLDTHFRLKYRWPREDFPDCIPKDVNNSCTIADVQFFVNLEVWVEAANALGKAESDRLVFDPIEIVKPLSPHNLSVNSGILPTVLKLSWENRISAAVMKLKFNIRYRIISETNWMQVPPEDTASPRTSFSVQGLRPYTEYVFSIRCMKEDGVGYWSDWSEEKNGVTTEDKPSKGPPIWRIIDASRSPAFWTVHLMWKALEPFETNGIILGYEVTVKAKSPPSRPPEKYNVNTTSLTLKLPNGTYEVTVIAHNRAGPSPSSVLLIPARNSKAPVKNIRTLPKDGKLWVGWTAPNSYVLKYVIEWCLVSNSSDCATEWQNEPGNVQGTYLKGDIKPFKCYLITVYPLYADGQGSGQSVKAYLQQDRPSKGPTVQTKKVGKAEAVLTWNHLTVDEQNGFIRSYTIFYKTVDGNETAVTVDPSKTEYTLSSLASDTLYTVRMMAYTDEGGRSGPDFTFTTQKFGKGEIEAIVVPVCLAFLLIVLLGVLFCFNKRDLIKKHIWPNVPDPSKSNIAQWSPQVPAKHNFSSKDQMYPEGSFTDVSVVEIEADDKKSFSEQDLKPFDLLKKEKSTSEGHSSGIGGSSCMSSPRQSVSDSDEGETTQNTSSTVQYSTVVLNGYRDQTPSVQVFSRSESTQPLLDSEERSEDHAGGNDSTTQRHQYFKQNCGQDEANTDRPCFERAKQITPANEEDLVGFAQLQISGQNSQPLGLGLEKNIQEGALLNVIETSTEGQTVRPETVEGNPASADEMPKSYLPQTVRQGGYMPQ
- the LOC104146855 gene encoding interleukin-6 receptor subunit beta isoform X1, whose product is MKPRIAVSKEDLSGILCSMFSGWNWVAHGLYLFLNICSLEVSGGLVQSCGHIIPESPVLALGSNFTALCILNESCLDFGNIYASQIIWKIKNRLVPKEQYHEINRTVSSVTFNDTSSLATPLTCNILADGQIEQNIYGIAVTLGLPPEKPKNLSCIVHQVSKLTYPMTCTWNPGRHTFLDTHFRLKYRWPREDFPDCIPKDVNNSCTIADVQFFVNLEVWVEAANALGKAESDRLVFDPIEIVKPLSPHNLSVNSGILPTVLKLSWENRISAAVMKLKFNIRYRIISETNWMQVPPEDTASPRTSFSVQGLRPYTEYVFSIRCMKEDGVGYWSDWSEEKNGVTTEDKPSKGPPIWRIIDASRSPAFWTVHLMWKALEPFETNGIILGYEVTVKAKSPPSRPPEKYNVNTTSLTLKLPNGTYEVTVIAHNRAGPSPSSVLLIPARNSKAPVKNIRTLPKDGKLWVGWTAPNSYVLKYVIEWCLVSNSSDCATEWQNEPGNVQGTYLKGDIKPFKCYLITVYPLYADGQGSGQSVKAYLQQDRPSKGPTVQTKKVGKAEAVLTWNHLTVDEQNGFIRSYTIFYKTVDGNETAVTVDPSKTEYTLSSLASDTLYTVRMMAYTDEGGRSGPDFTFTTQKFGKGEIEAIVVPVCLAFLLIVLLGVLFCFNKRDLIKKHIWPNVPDPSKSNIAQWSPQVPAKHNFSSKDQMYPEGSFTDVSVVEIEADDKKSFSEQDLKPFDLLKKEKSTSEGHSSGIGGSSCMSSPRQSVSDSDEGETTQNTSSTVQYSTVVLNGYRDQTPSVQVFSRSESTQPLLDSEERSEDHAGGNDSTTQRHQYFKQNCGQDEANTDRPCFERAKQITPANEEDLVGFAQLQISGQNSQPLGLGLEKNIQEGALLNVIETSTEGQTVRPETVEGNPASADEMPKSYLPQTVRQGGYMPQ